Proteins from a single region of Candidatus Palauibacter soopunensis:
- the cutA gene encoding divalent-cation tolerance protein CutA: MSDVVVGLVTGPDREQLVRLGRTLVDERLIACLNVVNGVTSVYRWEGEVCEEAEALGILKTAAARSDAVERRIRELHPYDVPEVLFIPVAAGSPPYVDWVSEQVSD; the protein is encoded by the coding sequence GTGAGCGACGTCGTGGTTGGGCTCGTCACGGGGCCTGACCGCGAACAACTCGTGCGGCTCGGGCGGACCCTCGTCGACGAACGGCTCATCGCCTGCCTGAACGTGGTGAACGGCGTGACCTCCGTCTATCGATGGGAGGGCGAGGTGTGCGAGGAAGCGGAAGCCCTCGGCATCCTCAAGACGGCCGCGGCCCGCAGCGATGCCGTCGAGCGCCGCATCCGCGAACTCCACCCGTACGATGTCCCCGAGGTCCTCTTCATTCCCGTGGCCGCCGGCTCCCCACCCTACGTGGACTGGGTCTCCGAACAGGTGAGCGACTAG
- a CDS encoding cytochrome c oxidase assembly protein translates to MQWWCAAQSIPWDWSWRPYPGVWLFIALLCLAYRAFTRGAAPSRLEIARFAGGALTLWIALDWPVGALGSGYLASVHMVQFLLIALLAPPLLIAGLPRAALERVRRGRTTSVLGFVTRPLIALLLFNAVVIATHWPEVVDGLMASQAGSLALDMAWLGGGLVFWWPVVSSIPHRPRFPLGVRICYLIASTVLMTLPYVFLTFAELPFYATYELAPPVGTLSAGEDQRLAGLIMRIGGGTILWTAAGVIFWFWYRAENDAAG, encoded by the coding sequence ATGCAATGGTGGTGTGCGGCCCAGAGCATCCCCTGGGACTGGTCGTGGCGCCCCTATCCGGGCGTCTGGCTCTTCATCGCGCTCCTGTGCCTCGCCTACCGCGCCTTCACCCGTGGCGCCGCGCCTTCGCGGCTGGAGATCGCCCGCTTCGCCGGCGGCGCGCTCACGCTCTGGATCGCGCTGGACTGGCCGGTGGGCGCGCTCGGTTCGGGATACCTGGCTTCGGTGCACATGGTGCAGTTCCTCCTCATCGCGCTGCTCGCCCCGCCTCTCCTCATCGCGGGGCTTCCGCGCGCGGCGCTGGAGCGAGTGCGCCGCGGCAGGACGACCTCCGTCCTCGGGTTCGTCACGCGGCCGCTCATCGCGCTGCTGCTGTTCAATGCGGTCGTCATCGCGACGCACTGGCCGGAGGTCGTGGACGGGCTGATGGCCTCGCAGGCGGGCTCGCTCGCGCTCGACATGGCCTGGCTGGGCGGCGGACTCGTCTTCTGGTGGCCCGTCGTGAGTTCGATCCCGCACCGACCGCGTTTCCCGCTCGGCGTGAGAATCTGCTATCTGATCGCGAGCACGGTGTTGATGACGCTGCCGTATGTCTTCCTGACGTTCGCGGAACTCCCGTTCTACGCGACGTACGAACTCGCGCCTCCGGTGGGCACGCTCTCCGCGGGTGAGGACCAGCGGCTGGCCGGGCTGATCATGCGGATCGGCGGAGGCACGATCCTGTGGACCGCGGCGGGCGTCATCTTCTGGTTCTGGTACCGCGCGGAGAACGACGCCGCCGGCTGA
- a CDS encoding SCO family protein — MRPARAAAGAVACGIGLAVFACASPDTAIDRTEGTGELRGLAVEQPFEAPEFTLTDSRGRRFDFRPETAGSLTLLFFGYTHCPDICPVQMAVLGAALDDLSYADRREIEVVFVTTDPARDTPDRLRSWLDLFDASFVGLTGEGETVNEIQAGFHLPPAQIEETSPPPGAGEPYFVGHATPVVAVTGDGLVRALYPSGVRQTDWRHDLPLLLRLNRSVSQPAGEAGTGDD, encoded by the coding sequence ATGAGGCCGGCGCGCGCCGCCGCCGGCGCCGTCGCGTGCGGCATCGGTCTCGCCGTGTTCGCCTGCGCCTCGCCCGACACGGCGATCGACCGAACGGAGGGCACGGGGGAGCTTCGGGGGCTGGCGGTCGAACAGCCGTTCGAGGCGCCGGAGTTCACCCTCACGGACTCCCGGGGGCGCCGGTTCGACTTTCGGCCGGAGACCGCGGGGTCGCTCACGCTGCTCTTCTTCGGTTATACGCATTGCCCCGACATCTGTCCGGTGCAGATGGCGGTGCTCGGGGCCGCCCTCGACGACCTTTCGTACGCGGACCGCCGCGAGATCGAAGTCGTCTTCGTGACAACGGATCCCGCGCGCGACACGCCGGACCGGCTGCGGAGCTGGCTGGACCTCTTCGACGCCTCCTTCGTCGGCCTCACCGGGGAGGGCGAGACCGTGAACGAGATCCAGGCCGGATTCCACCTGCCGCCCGCGCAGATCGAAGAGACCTCGCCCCCGCCGGGCGCGGGAGAGCCTTATTTCGTGGGACACGCGACGCCGGTCGTCGCCGTGACGGGCGACGGCCTGGTGCGGGCGCTGTACCCGAGCGGCGTGCGGCAAACCGACTGGCGGCACGACCTCCCCCTGCTCCTGCGTCTCAACCGGTCGGTTTCGCAGCCGGCGGGCGAAGCGGGCACGGGCGACGACTGA
- a CDS encoding DUF445 family protein, with translation MEFDWLRALVTVAFGALAGGITNRIAVWMIFHPYRPPKILGRPVRWLQGAVPKNQKRLADSVGGVVGGALLTPEDITAELRELESAFRERLRELAIELSEGEQPALADLLPEAALAEVRDILTQILGQGREFLAGTLDSPDFGDESGRLLESIRESLSDESLAQTLEPERIAAIRETMDGWLARLVDSSAFEMTVRRHLDEAARQLLRPHRTFEQLIPAGLVAALEHAIKDYLPVAIERLSRLLDDPDARKRIEHVLGELFDRFMQDLRFHQRVVARLIVTEETVTHALDTLREEGADRLGGVLREPEVQTAIARHVNDGVVEFLRHPPSEVIGGAGDPQVESALDALAEWLVKAARDPGSRAFLLDRLEGLLQRFGERSWADVLRAVPADRVAASLAAGFRSDAGRALFDSIAEPMADRLLHTPIGRLGRFLREDAAVRLADTLAAPSWDWIVNRVPEVAGRIRIAERISTKIENFSIERIEHLVRDISQREFDLIVRLGYLLGAGIGTGLVILDSLPVLEFIRGLFG, from the coding sequence ATGGAATTCGACTGGCTGCGTGCCCTCGTCACGGTGGCCTTCGGCGCCCTGGCGGGCGGGATTACGAACCGGATCGCCGTCTGGATGATCTTTCATCCCTACCGTCCACCGAAGATTCTGGGCCGCCCCGTCCGCTGGCTGCAGGGAGCGGTGCCGAAGAATCAGAAGCGGCTGGCGGATTCGGTCGGTGGCGTCGTCGGCGGGGCGCTCCTCACACCGGAAGACATCACCGCCGAACTGCGGGAACTCGAGTCCGCTTTTCGGGAGCGACTGCGGGAACTGGCGATCGAACTCAGCGAGGGCGAGCAGCCCGCGCTGGCCGATCTCCTCCCCGAGGCCGCGCTCGCAGAGGTCCGTGACATCCTCACGCAGATTCTCGGGCAGGGCCGGGAGTTCCTGGCCGGGACGCTCGATTCCCCGGATTTCGGGGATGAATCCGGGCGCCTCCTCGAATCGATCCGGGAGTCGCTGAGCGACGAATCGCTCGCGCAGACGCTGGAGCCGGAACGGATCGCCGCCATCCGCGAAACGATGGACGGCTGGCTCGCGCGGCTCGTCGATTCGTCAGCCTTCGAGATGACGGTACGCCGCCACCTGGACGAGGCCGCGCGGCAACTGCTCAGGCCGCACCGGACGTTCGAGCAGCTGATTCCCGCGGGGCTCGTGGCCGCGCTGGAGCACGCGATCAAGGACTACCTTCCGGTCGCGATCGAGCGTTTGAGCCGACTGCTGGACGACCCGGACGCGAGGAAGCGGATCGAGCATGTGCTCGGGGAGCTGTTCGACCGCTTCATGCAGGACCTCCGCTTCCACCAACGCGTCGTGGCCCGCCTCATCGTCACCGAGGAAACGGTGACGCACGCGCTCGACACCCTGCGCGAGGAAGGCGCCGACCGCCTCGGCGGCGTGCTGCGCGAACCGGAGGTCCAGACGGCGATCGCGCGGCACGTGAACGATGGCGTCGTCGAGTTCCTCCGGCACCCTCCTTCGGAGGTCATCGGCGGCGCGGGCGATCCCCAGGTCGAGAGCGCGCTCGATGCGTTGGCGGAGTGGCTCGTGAAGGCGGCGCGGGATCCGGGCTCGCGCGCCTTCCTGCTCGACCGACTCGAGGGACTGCTCCAGCGCTTCGGGGAGAGGAGCTGGGCGGACGTGCTCCGTGCCGTTCCGGCCGACCGCGTGGCGGCTTCGCTCGCCGCGGGATTTCGGTCCGACGCGGGACGTGCCCTCTTCGACTCGATCGCCGAGCCGATGGCGGACCGGCTCCTTCACACGCCGATCGGGCGGCTCGGGCGTTTCCTGCGCGAGGACGCCGCGGTACGGCTGGCGGATACGCTGGCCGCGCCCTCGTGGGACTGGATCGTCAACCGGGTGCCCGAGGTGGCGGGGCGAATCCGGATCGCCGAACGTATCTCGACGAAGATCGAGAACTTCTCCATCGAGCGGATCGAACACCTTGTTCGCGATATCAGCCAGCGTGAATTCGACCTCATTGTGCGGCTCGGCTACCTGCTCGGCGCCGGCATCGGCACCGGACTCGTGATTCTCGATTCCCTGCCGGTGCTCGAATTCATCCGGGGACTGTTCGGATGA
- a CDS encoding DUF1499 domain-containing protein, translating into MTEASPDGGQAGGLSRWFHQNSADTRAPGGPEPRLYEVAFSRVWDQLLKYVRRRWWWTLAHRDEDLGLISVRCVVPLLRWVDDLTIWVALDSNGLTRVEAFSRARRRNFDLGMNRRRIRGMLKSLDRALGPRARLPDPAPGGDAWDAPGET; encoded by the coding sequence GTGACGGAGGCATCTCCCGACGGCGGGCAGGCTGGCGGGCTCTCCCGCTGGTTTCACCAGAATTCGGCGGATACCCGCGCGCCGGGCGGGCCCGAACCGCGCCTCTACGAGGTGGCCTTCTCCCGCGTCTGGGACCAACTGCTGAAATACGTCAGGCGGCGCTGGTGGTGGACGCTCGCCCACCGTGACGAAGACCTCGGACTCATCTCCGTGCGGTGCGTGGTCCCGCTCCTGCGGTGGGTCGATGACCTGACGATCTGGGTTGCCCTGGATTCGAACGGGCTCACGCGGGTCGAGGCGTTCTCGCGCGCGCGGCGGCGAAATTTCGATCTCGGCATGAACCGGCGAAGGATCCGGGGCATGCTGAAGTCGCTCGACAGGGCCCTGGGACCGCGAGCCAGGCTGCCCGACCCCGCTCCGGGCGGGGACGCGTGGGACGCGCCGGGGGAGACGTGA
- a CDS encoding nucleotidyltransferase family protein: MQAIIPLAGMGTRVRPHTHSRPKPLLRVANRPVLSYVVEQLRAEGVDEFICITGHLAGQIRAFMAEEFPGLSVTYVEQATQRGTADAIALAEPHVTGPVIIVFVDTLFDADFGVLHRHASASGIIWAKEVEDYQRFGVILTDEAGYMKRIIEKPSEPVSKLANIGVYYVKDHELLFEGVRHVMDLDPHLGEYFLTDAFQYMIDRGARLHTAEVGGWFDCGKPETLLETNRIMLERGHGGDPDLPDSVAVDGAIAVAADAIVETSEVGPNVSVASGCRVRGSRLRHTIVGADSVIDDCDLVDSLVGDRVTLRGVRGRVNVGDDGVVEGERT; this comes from the coding sequence ATGCAGGCCATAATACCGTTGGCGGGAATGGGTACAAGGGTCCGTCCCCACACCCACAGCCGTCCCAAACCCTTACTCCGCGTGGCCAATCGGCCCGTGCTTTCCTACGTGGTCGAGCAACTCAGAGCCGAGGGCGTCGACGAGTTCATCTGCATCACCGGGCACCTCGCCGGCCAGATCCGGGCTTTCATGGCGGAGGAGTTCCCGGGCCTCTCCGTCACCTACGTGGAGCAGGCCACCCAGCGCGGTACGGCGGACGCGATTGCGCTGGCGGAACCCCACGTGACCGGGCCGGTCATCATCGTCTTCGTGGACACGCTCTTCGATGCCGACTTCGGCGTGCTGCACCGCCACGCGTCCGCATCCGGCATCATCTGGGCCAAGGAGGTCGAGGACTACCAGCGGTTCGGCGTCATCCTCACCGATGAAGCGGGATACATGAAGCGGATCATCGAGAAGCCATCGGAACCCGTATCGAAGCTCGCGAACATCGGCGTCTACTACGTGAAGGACCATGAGCTGCTGTTCGAGGGGGTTCGGCATGTGATGGACCTGGATCCCCACCTTGGCGAGTATTTCCTCACGGACGCGTTCCAGTACATGATCGACCGTGGCGCACGTCTCCATACGGCGGAAGTGGGCGGCTGGTTTGACTGCGGGAAGCCCGAGACGCTGCTCGAGACCAACCGGATCATGCTCGAACGCGGACACGGAGGAGATCCGGATCTCCCGGACTCCGTCGCCGTCGACGGGGCCATTGCGGTCGCGGCGGATGCCATCGTCGAGACGTCCGAAGTCGGCCCGAACGTGAGCGTCGCATCCGGATGCCGGGTCCGGGGTTCGCGCCTCCGCCACACCATCGTCGGCGCGGACAGCGTCATCGACGACTGCGATCTCGTAGATTCGCTCGTCGGGGACCGTGTGACGCTGCGCGGCGTGCGCGGGAGAGTGAACGTGGGAGACGACGGCGTCGTCGAAGGCGAGCGGACGTGA
- a CDS encoding LeuA family protein — translation MSQDELIYDWNALPGSHDYAATRVELDDETLRDGLQNPSVKDPPIGKKIELLHLMVDLGIHAVDIGLPGAGPRAYEACLALAREIADCELPIEANAAARTVKADIEPVARVQQATGLNIEVATFIGSSPIRQYAENWDVDQILSSTRDAIGFAIGEGLDVMYVTEDTTRSRPRTLARLFSAAVEAGARRICLADTVGHSTPHGVRRLVRFAKDIVAGTGESVKIDWHGHRDRGFGLANALAAIEEGVDRVHATALGIGERIGNVEMDLLLVNLHLLGTHDHPIDRLSDYCRLTAEMCGVEVPHNYPVIGDDAFRTGTGVHAAAIIKAMQKGDGWLEDRVYSGVPASIVGRRQTIEISPVSGLSNVRFWLSQHGYDGGDEALCEALFGLAKKCDHTLSQEEIEAEIARVEAARA, via the coding sequence GTGAGCCAGGACGAACTCATATACGACTGGAACGCGCTTCCGGGGAGCCACGACTACGCGGCGACCCGGGTCGAACTGGACGACGAAACGCTGCGCGACGGCCTCCAGAATCCGTCTGTCAAGGACCCGCCCATCGGGAAGAAGATCGAACTCCTCCACCTCATGGTGGACCTCGGCATCCACGCGGTCGACATCGGCCTTCCGGGTGCCGGTCCCCGCGCCTACGAAGCGTGCCTCGCGCTGGCTCGGGAGATCGCCGATTGCGAACTCCCGATCGAGGCCAACGCGGCCGCCCGCACGGTCAAGGCCGACATCGAGCCCGTGGCGCGCGTCCAGCAGGCGACCGGCCTGAACATCGAGGTCGCCACCTTCATCGGAAGCTCGCCGATCCGCCAGTACGCCGAGAACTGGGATGTGGACCAGATCCTCTCTTCGACGCGCGACGCCATCGGGTTCGCCATCGGCGAGGGACTCGATGTCATGTACGTGACGGAGGACACGACGCGGTCGCGGCCCCGGACGCTCGCCCGGCTCTTCTCGGCCGCGGTCGAGGCGGGGGCCCGGCGGATCTGCCTCGCGGACACCGTCGGCCACTCGACGCCCCACGGCGTGCGGCGACTCGTACGTTTCGCGAAGGACATCGTGGCCGGCACCGGAGAATCCGTGAAGATCGACTGGCACGGACATCGAGACCGCGGCTTCGGGCTGGCGAACGCGCTGGCGGCGATCGAGGAAGGTGTCGACCGGGTGCATGCCACCGCGCTCGGGATCGGCGAACGGATCGGCAACGTCGAGATGGATCTGCTGCTCGTGAACCTCCACCTGCTCGGGACGCACGATCACCCGATCGACCGGCTGTCGGACTACTGCCGCCTCACGGCGGAGATGTGCGGCGTCGAGGTACCCCACAACTATCCGGTCATCGGGGACGACGCCTTCCGGACCGGGACCGGCGTACACGCGGCCGCGATCATCAAGGCCATGCAGAAGGGGGACGGCTGGCTGGAGGACCGCGTGTACAGCGGCGTCCCGGCTTCGATCGTGGGGCGGAGACAGACCATCGAGATCTCTCCGGTGTCCGGTCTCAGCAACGTCCGCTTCTGGCTGAGCCAGCACGGATACGACGGGGGGGATGAGGCCCTGTGCGAGGCGCTGTTCGGACTCGCCAAGAAGTGCGACCACACGCTCTCGCAGGAGGAAATCGAGGCCGAGATCGCCCGCGTCGAAGCGGCGCGGGCATGA
- a CDS encoding isocitrate/isopropylmalate family dehydrogenase yields the protein MKPLHDVVLIPGDGIGPEISEATVAILEAAGAPIRWRECLGGVTAMEAAGEPLPQATLEAIEATGVALKGPLTTPIGSGFRSVNVALRKHFDLYANVRPAVTLLPAARYQDVDLVIVRENTEGLYAGIEHFIGMENDPRAVAESVMLITRYGSRRIVRFAFEYALAHDRRLVTLVHKANILKYTQGLFLEVGRNVAAEYEGRVEFDEKIVDATAMQLALDPHRFDVIVTENMFGDILSDQVAGLIGGLGFAPGANLGERAAIFEAVHGSAPDIAGKGIANPTSLLLAGCLLLDHLDEPEVAARIRAALHRTLQERAGYTPDLGGSASTAEFAGAVIERLDAAGE from the coding sequence ATGAAGCCGCTACACGACGTCGTGTTGATCCCGGGTGACGGCATCGGCCCGGAGATATCCGAAGCCACGGTTGCGATCCTGGAGGCCGCCGGCGCGCCCATCCGCTGGCGCGAGTGCCTCGGCGGCGTCACCGCGATGGAAGCGGCCGGAGAGCCGCTTCCGCAGGCGACTCTCGAAGCGATCGAGGCGACGGGGGTCGCCCTCAAGGGGCCGCTCACGACCCCCATCGGCTCCGGCTTCCGGTCGGTGAACGTCGCGCTCCGCAAGCACTTCGACCTCTACGCGAACGTCCGGCCCGCGGTCACCCTGCTCCCGGCCGCCCGCTACCAGGACGTGGACCTCGTCATCGTGCGGGAGAATACGGAGGGCCTCTACGCCGGCATCGAGCACTTCATCGGGATGGAGAACGATCCGCGCGCCGTCGCCGAATCCGTCATGCTCATTACGCGCTACGGGTCTCGCCGCATCGTGCGCTTCGCGTTCGAGTACGCCCTCGCCCACGACCGGCGTCTCGTGACCCTCGTCCACAAGGCGAATATCCTCAAGTACACGCAGGGTCTCTTCCTCGAGGTCGGGCGCAACGTCGCGGCCGAATACGAGGGAAGGGTGGAATTCGACGAGAAGATCGTGGATGCCACGGCGATGCAGTTGGCACTGGACCCGCACCGCTTCGACGTGATCGTCACCGAGAACATGTTCGGCGACATCCTCTCGGATCAGGTGGCCGGACTCATTGGCGGGCTCGGCTTCGCGCCGGGCGCGAACCTGGGCGAGCGGGCGGCGATCTTCGAGGCGGTGCATGGATCGGCGCCGGACATCGCGGGGAAGGGGATCGCGAACCCCACCTCCCTCCTGCTCGCGGGCTGCCTCCTGCTCGACCACCTGGATGAACCCGAGGTGGCCGCGCGCATCCGCGCCGCCCTGCACCGGACCCTGCAGGAGCGCGCCGGCTATACTCCGGACCTCGGCGGTTCCGCGAGCACGGCGGAGTTCGCCGGCGCCGTCATCGAGCGACTGGATGCCGCCGGTGAATGA
- a CDS encoding acyl-CoA dehydrogenase family protein: MTFEGVDYFDLDALLHEEEIAIRDLVREWVDQEVLPIIGHHYIERTFPRELIPQMGELGFFGANLPEEYGCAGLNNVAYGLIMQELERADSGIRSFVSVQGALVMYPIFAFGSEEQKREWLPRLASGESIGCFGLTEPDFGSNPGGMITRAVEDGDEWVLNGAKMWITNGSLSDVAVIWAKTGDLDDVGSIRGFIVETGRDGFSASDQKGKLSLLASDTSELVLQDVRVPRTNLLPGSGGLKSPLKCLTQARYGISWGAVGAAMACYRESVEYAKNRVQFDGTPIAQTQIQQVRIADMLTEITKAQLLCLRLGRMKDEGTMRPQHVSLAKRNNVNMACECARESRRLLGANGILAEYASMRHMANLESVYTYEGTHDIHSLILGHDATGLPAYN, encoded by the coding sequence ATGACTTTCGAGGGTGTCGACTACTTCGATCTCGATGCGCTCCTGCACGAAGAGGAGATCGCGATTCGGGATCTGGTGCGCGAGTGGGTGGACCAGGAAGTCCTGCCCATCATCGGCCACCACTACATCGAACGCACGTTCCCGCGGGAACTCATCCCGCAGATGGGAGAACTCGGCTTCTTCGGGGCGAACCTCCCCGAGGAATACGGCTGCGCCGGCCTCAACAACGTGGCCTACGGCCTCATCATGCAGGAACTCGAGCGGGCGGACTCGGGCATCCGCTCCTTCGTCTCGGTGCAGGGCGCCCTCGTCATGTACCCGATCTTCGCCTTCGGATCGGAGGAACAGAAGCGCGAGTGGCTGCCGCGGCTGGCGAGCGGCGAGTCCATCGGCTGCTTCGGCCTCACCGAGCCCGACTTCGGCTCCAACCCCGGCGGGATGATCACGCGGGCCGTGGAGGACGGCGACGAGTGGGTCCTCAACGGCGCCAAGATGTGGATCACGAACGGGTCGTTGTCCGACGTGGCGGTGATCTGGGCCAAGACCGGGGACCTGGACGACGTCGGCTCGATCCGCGGCTTCATCGTCGAGACGGGGCGCGACGGCTTCTCCGCCAGCGACCAGAAGGGGAAGCTCTCCCTCCTGGCCTCCGACACCTCCGAACTCGTGCTGCAGGACGTGCGGGTGCCGCGCACGAACCTCCTCCCGGGCAGCGGGGGGCTCAAGAGCCCGCTGAAGTGTCTCACGCAGGCGCGCTACGGGATCTCGTGGGGGGCCGTCGGCGCCGCCATGGCCTGCTACCGGGAGTCGGTCGAGTACGCGAAGAACCGCGTGCAGTTCGACGGGACGCCGATCGCGCAGACGCAGATCCAGCAGGTCCGGATCGCGGACATGCTCACCGAGATCACGAAGGCGCAGCTTCTCTGCCTCCGGCTCGGCCGGATGAAGGACGAGGGCACGATGCGGCCGCAGCACGTCTCCCTCGCGAAGCGAAACAACGTGAACATGGCCTGCGAGTGCGCCCGCGAGTCGCGGCGGCTGCTCGGCGCGAACGGGATCCTCGCCGAGTACGCCTCCATGCGTCACATGGCGAACCTGGAGTCGGTCTATACGTACGAGGGCACGCACGACATCCATTCCCTCATCCTCGGACACGACGCGACCGGGCTCCCGGCCTACAACTGA
- a CDS encoding CocE/NonD family hydrolase — protein MRRITAIFLPALLAACAAEPGTDDAGGEAPDRVSEFGRYEGYSEPRYDGWVTTSRYVEMRDGVRLAVEVTRPALGGAPESEPLPVVWTHSRYHRNPGRILRVIAPDLDPLPDIRSQVDANEDLQRLVLHGYVVAAAGVRGSGASFGRYEGLFSESETTDAVELIEWLASQPWSDGNVGMYGGSYLGITQYMAASRNPPALKAIFPDVAALDMYDLMYPGGVYRDDLIGHWGGLTREFDVSIPAPAVDEDVEGVLLRQAMEEHEDNWDVLEQYGAGRYRDHAAPELAWERHGPSGVLEDVLEAGVPAYHWNGWYDIFVTDATLWFANYRGPQKLGIGAWPHSGMPDPALMAERIELYAVEQHRWFDYWLKGIDNGVLDEAPIHYAIMNDPGDWRWVSSDVWPPETTSQRLFLAPGASGSVASVNDGGLSPDAPTAEAAFDEYLVDLSTTTGTSSRWDNAVGAAPEMVYPDLRDTDAKSLTYTTPPLVSDLTVTGHPVVTLWVTSSTRDADFFVLLEEVDAEGSSRYVTEGVLRASHRELADAPWDNLGLPFQRSYASDVEPLPDEPAELRLDLHPTSTVFNAGHRLRVTVMGADRDNAEEVSEDPPTVRVYRSATHPSSVELPVAAGS, from the coding sequence ATGAGGAGAATCACCGCCATCTTCCTGCCCGCCCTTCTGGCGGCATGTGCCGCCGAACCCGGCACCGACGACGCCGGAGGAGAAGCGCCCGACCGCGTGTCGGAGTTCGGCCGCTACGAGGGGTACAGCGAGCCCCGGTACGACGGCTGGGTCACAACCTCCCGCTACGTCGAGATGCGCGACGGCGTGCGGTTGGCGGTCGAGGTCACCCGCCCGGCGCTTGGGGGCGCGCCGGAGAGCGAGCCCCTGCCGGTCGTGTGGACGCATTCCCGCTATCACCGCAATCCGGGCCGGATCCTCCGCGTGATCGCGCCGGACCTGGATCCGCTCCCGGACATCCGCTCCCAGGTCGACGCGAACGAGGATCTCCAGCGCCTCGTCCTCCACGGCTACGTGGTGGCGGCGGCCGGTGTGCGGGGGAGCGGGGCCTCCTTCGGCCGCTACGAGGGGCTGTTCTCGGAGTCGGAGACGACCGATGCGGTCGAACTCATCGAGTGGCTCGCCTCGCAGCCCTGGTCGGACGGCAACGTCGGCATGTACGGCGGTTCCTACCTGGGGATCACGCAGTACATGGCCGCGTCCCGCAACCCGCCGGCGCTCAAGGCGATCTTCCCGGATGTCGCGGCCCTCGACATGTACGATCTCATGTATCCCGGCGGCGTGTACCGGGATGACCTCATCGGGCACTGGGGTGGCCTGACTCGCGAGTTCGACGTCTCCATTCCGGCCCCGGCGGTGGACGAGGACGTCGAGGGGGTGCTCCTGCGGCAGGCGATGGAGGAGCACGAGGACAACTGGGACGTGCTCGAGCAGTACGGCGCGGGGCGCTATCGGGATCATGCGGCGCCCGAGCTGGCGTGGGAGCGCCACGGACCCAGCGGCGTGCTCGAAGACGTGCTCGAGGCGGGGGTTCCGGCGTACCACTGGAACGGCTGGTACGACATCTTCGTCACCGACGCCACGCTCTGGTTTGCGAACTACCGCGGGCCGCAGAAGCTGGGCATCGGGGCCTGGCCCCACTCCGGCATGCCCGACCCCGCGTTGATGGCCGAACGCATCGAGCTGTACGCGGTGGAGCAGCACCGCTGGTTCGACTACTGGCTCAAGGGCATCGACAACGGCGTGCTCGACGAGGCGCCGATCCACTACGCCATCATGAACGATCCCGGCGACTGGCGCTGGGTGTCGTCCGACGTGTGGCCGCCGGAAACGACGAGCCAACGCCTCTTCCTCGCGCCCGGGGCGAGCGGGAGCGTCGCATCGGTCAACGACGGCGGGCTCTCGCCCGACGCACCCACGGCCGAGGCCGCGTTCGACGAGTACCTGGTCGATCTCTCGACGACCACCGGGACCTCCAGCCGCTGGGACAACGCCGTCGGGGCGGCGCCGGAGATGGTGTACCCGGACCTGCGCGACACCGATGCGAAGTCGCTGACCTACACGACTCCGCCGCTGGTGTCCGACCTCACGGTCACGGGCCACCCGGTCGTGACGCTGTGGGTGACCTCGTCGACGCGGGACGCCGACTTCTTCGTGCTGCTCGAGGAAGTGGACGCGGAGGGATCCTCCCGCTACGTGACCGAGGGCGTGCTTCGCGCCTCGCATCGCGAGCTCGCGGACGCGCCGTGGGACAACCTCGGCCTCCCCTTCCAGCGCAGCTACGCGAGCGACGTCGAACCGCTTCCGGACGAGCCGGCCGAACTGCGGCTCGATCTGCACCCGACCTCGACCGTCTTCAACGCGGGCCACCGGCTGCGCGTAACGGTCATGGGCGCCGACCGCGACAACGCGGAAGAGGTGTCGGAGGACCCGCCGACCGTGCGCGTGTACCGCTCCGCGACCCATCCGTCGAGCGTCGAACTTCCCGTCGCGGCGGGTTCCTAG